The window CATATCTATTAAACTATAATGATAGGATTCTTCACTtgtgtaaattatatataatttacaacataatgttttaatataaattgaacTAGTATAATAGCCGGAATATCACCAACTATTACAGAACCTGAATATAATAGGGTAGTTGTACTGTATGCATTGACAGTAAAGTGGctaatttagtttaaattaaaatatgcgTTCAAGATCTTTCTTAAGAGGAGAATTATGAGTCAATTATCTgcagaaaagaaaaaatttggtGCGAAACTTTTATGCGATTGTATAAACGTATCGACATAATATGTAGATAAAATATGCaacaaattattgataattcttaaatctttaatatatACAATCGACATTTATGGACCTGCGGCAAATCGTCGATTATGTTGTGAGTTGTGAGTTGTGACAtctaattaaatgattaacatgatttttgaataaactaCTAAGCCTCTTTAAAAAACCTATTGACTATCAAAAATCcggaaatttatatttgaccTCAAAGTCAGTTGCTTTAAAAAACTTAATGTCGCACAGAATACAACGgctaattatatataattgaaCATTTACGAATTtggattaaatttttctttcctttcgctaacgttaaaaatttataaaaaatgggtgaaaatcaatttttaccacaaaatttacttgaaattttgaatgatAAAATCTCTTTATTtgcaaagaatttttcaaccaataaaaagaaaaatgatggaactttgacacatattaaattacctaATATATcacctaaaatattaaaatattccaaataattttaaggtaataattttaaaaacaaattatattcataatattctttttattaataatgtatattatttatattttagttatatGTATGGCGGAAGACTTTCTTTGAACGAATATGATACTCCagaaatgtaattaaaatccTAGTTGCCGCCAGCGAACTTAATCTTCAAGAATTAATCACGTATCTACAATtctatttgattaaaaacaaaacaaattggatatggaacaaaattttaattcgatATATTAAACAAGTCTTGAGAATGATTCTTTCTTggaacttcaaaaatattgtactgATTTAATTTCCAAAGAATCagataaaatgtttaattctttgaattttctttaattccagaaaaatttttaattgcaattattcaaaatgataACCGTCAAATGAGTGAAATTCAGATTTGAGAATATCATGTTCTTAAATGGGGATTTGCTCAAAATTCTGACCTTCCCTCTGATTTTACAAACTTTTCGAAGGAcaacttcaaaaatttaaagaataccttagaaagatttataaattctaCGAGTTAACtactaaagaatttttacaaaaagtaTTCCCTTATGAAGAACTATTTCCCAAAGATTTATATAGAGATTTATTAAAGGCTTTTTTGAGTCTTTCAGATAGGGATGGCAATGGTCGGTCATGGTCGGTCATCGGTCGGTCATAACCGGTCAAGAACCTTTGACCGAccgaccgaccgtttgaccgaccggtctgaccgaccggttaaccgaccgtttgaccgactgGTTAACCGATCCTGAAAACATTTGCGAAacgtaatttaattgaaatacttaataaaaaacgttttcgcaacgttttctattaaaataattaaaaaaacgtttgcgaaacattttttttattaaattacatttcgcaaacgttttcaggatcggttaaacggtcggtcaaacggtcggttaaccggtcggtcagaggtctttgaccgaccgatatcggtcacggtcatgaccggtcataaccggttaatgaccgtgaccgttgccatccctactTTCAGATCCTAATAGCAAGCCAAGTGATAACCGATATAACTAAAGTAACGgaagaaagtaaaagaataATAGCGGACTCAAATATTGTAACTTATCAACATgttgaattaatttcaaaatggaTCAATAGATTAGAAACTACGGACAAGTTAACTACTTCatatgaattcaaattattcttTCGCGCATCTCGTGATGGATATTCACGAAATAAATACTTTGCGATAATCAACCTCGCACTATAACAATCGTTAAAGTGAATGATAGTAacgaaattcttggaggatataatctaCTTGAATGGAAGTCTAATGGTATTTATGGCAAtactaaagatagttttatattttcttttagcaaagataaaattagtatattatattttaagtcgtgTAACGAATGGGAACAATTCTGTAATGAATAATTCTTATCTCAGTCCTTCATTTAGTGAAAATGATCTTATTATATGGTGCGACGTTGGGGTGGTAGATATACTAATTAAACCAAATATATGTATAGTCTTATAatccagattttttttactatactaGTTTTTAATTACTGAATTTGGAATAGTGTTAGGAAAATTATATAGGGTATCCGGATTTTTGGATActaacatttaaattatttattgacggtattatacattttgaaatataaacttcatattatttaaaaatttgtgataGCCATTTGCCcattaaaaaattcgaaatctttaaaatttgagTAATCATGTTATATTAACTTTTAAGAAATACTAGAAATACAAACAGATacacaaaaatgaaaatagaatgctttttttgaaattactcaagaaaaaaaaaatttttcctataaAGAAGCAGTTAGAAAGCTTACTATATGCTTATTGCAGttctttttaagaaaatcaaatatttcatgAAAGAGATGGTGTTTTAGAATGTTTTTGCAGAATTCAGAGCGAAAAATGAGGAGAAGAATCCAAAGTTgtgaaagtttaaaaaatatcaaatttaattgaaagtttattataaaaaaccaATTTTAAGCTTAATATGTTGATcacgaaaataataaactttatatgagactatacatatatttgatttaactAGTATATCTACCACCCCAGTGTGACGTATCTGAAAAATTAATGTGTTTTAGCAAAAGTTCTTCTTATGAAAACCAATTAGAGAAACTAAAGATTACTTTGATGTAGAAGAATGCGAATTATATAGGATATTTTAACAgtgatagttttttttttaaatatttaatattgtaattaattatatttttttatccctCAGTTTCTTTCTCACTTGTGCACCATAATATGAATTCTCATAAATGAAAGTTTTAGAAAAATTGATATGGCCATCAAAAAGAATGAAGTTTCAGTTCAGGATTTGTATCGCATCGTAGaatctatatttaaaaacttaaGGGTGATCGCAACTTGTAAttcaaaattcatatttaagCGATTACCTACAGATACAGTAATAGGTGAAGTTCTAATTGATGAAGTTTAGATTAATTAGCATagttattttaacaattaaaattgattattaagcTACACTAAGCTTAACATAACACGTTAAATTAACGTTATTAACGTACAATTATccattcattttatttaaacctTGGCCAAATTAAGAAGGAAATTATCTACAGAAAAGATGGTAAATTTGATGTGAAACTTTTATCAGTTTATGCCGATTGTGTAAACGAATAAGTAGATAAAACATgcaaaataaatcttttttttagtatgaTATTATAGATAAACAACCTACAATGGTTGCGATTATGACATGACATCgtttatttaatagaataaagtaataattaatgCTTGCTACGCCACTTTAAACAAATTCGAAATCCGGAAAATCATATTTGCCGATATGACCTCAGAGTCACGTGCTTTAAATTTGAATGTTGCACAGAATTACAATATAAGGTTTATCCATTTACAAATTTGggattaaattcttttctcgttaaactttaaagaataataaaaaaatggttgtTAAAAACCTTTTACCAAGGTTATCACAAGATttccttaaaattttaaatgatgaagaatattatgatattactattgaagttggtaatgaaGATTGTACAAGAGTCTTTCGTGCGcataaagttattttatattatcgttctccttatttgcaaagaattttgtcaactgataaaaagaaaaatgatggaacttTGGCACATatcaaattaccaaatattttaccagaaatatttcaaataattttaaggtaatAAACTTTTGATGAcggttaattaataatattttaattttacacatatttattttttttatttatttcagttatttATATGGCGGGAAACTTTCTTTGGACGAATATGATACTTCAGACGTAATGAAAATCTTAGATGCTGCCAGTGAACTTAATCTTCAAGAGTTATTCACGTATTTGCAATCTTTCTTGATCAGAAACAAAACAAATtggatggaacaaaattttaatttaatatatcaaatgaGCTTTGAAAATGACTCTTTCGcggaatttaaaaattattgcaaTGATTTAATAACCAAAGAGCCAAATAAGATATTTGAAACaacaaatttttcttcaatttcagaaAATCTTTTGGTCACAATTATTCAAAGTGATAACCTTCAAATGAATGAAATTCAAATTTGGGAACACGTTCTTAATTGGGGACTTGCTAAAAATCCTGAACTTCCTTCTGATCCTGCAACATATTCAAAAcagaattttaaaactttaaagaaTACCTTACAACATTGTATTCCATTGATTGAATTCCACAATTTATCTTCTAGAGAATTTGTTGATAAAGTATTGCCTTATGAAAAAGTATTTCCAAAAGATATATATagggatttaataaaatcttttttaaaccTTTTGAATCCTGATAGCAGGCCAAATGGATCAAGTGATAGACCAAGACCGTGTAACATTAGAGAAAGCGAAAAAATTGTTGGTTCAAGAATTATAACTCAACAACATGTTGAACTTATTTCAAAATGGATCGATAGATTGGAAATTACGGACCAATTAATTCCTtcatatgaatttaaattattatttagtggATCCCGTGATGGACTTGACCGagataaatttcatgaaatttgtgATAATAAACTTCGCACAGTAACAATTGTTAAAGTGAAAGGCAGTAacgaaattcttggaggatataatccacttGAATGGAAGTCTAATGGTAATTATGGCAttactaaagatagttttatattttcttttaatagcaatagaattaataattatattttaagtcgtATAATGAATAAGAATAATGCtataaaaaatcacttttacTACGGTCCATCATTTGGAGAAAATGATCTTGTTATATGGAGTTCATCTTTTggaaattattgtaaaagaaGTTCTTATTTAAAACCAATCAGgcaaactaaaaataaatttgatgtaGAAGAAtgtgaagtatttcaaattattcatAATGAACCTATAGATTCTAATAACTAATATACTCAAATTTTAGAGAacaatttagaaatatttatatatatgtatatttttttataagaacactatatgtatttttatatttattgaatagaTATTTGATATGTATAACCTTACTTCTAAAGATTTCTATCTGATCTATCTgattttataatgtaaatttggTTGACTCCATGAcgtaacttttaataatattactgcGTATATTATTATGACGTCaataaaattgcaaataatattctttatttaaaacgttcttataaaataatgattattaaacacaataaatattatatttaccaattaAAGCTTCCCACCATTATTTTCttagaacgaaaaaaaataaagtattccTGGACAAATCTCAAGTGATTAATTCATAATTCGGTGTTTTAATGGTGACTTATCTATGGACTGAAGAAGCTCATATAAAGTTTTTAGAAGAGCATAATGACGAGGGAGATACTGAATATTTTACTCGGCTTTCTGATAATGCAATAAAAAAGCGatcaagattttactataagTTTCCTGCATTTCTTTGCGAACTAtgtagtaataatatttttaccaaTACGTTGGATAGAGAATACGAGATTGCAATTCGCATTTAGAAATAAAGCCTTtcggaatttcctttttagtttcGGCAGGCAACCTTACTCCCAGCCAAAAGTTTAGGTCCACTCCTGTGATCTGCAAATGACctgcaataaataaaaatttgtaccatataataatcaataaaagtgAACATCATGCATattgttcttttatttttattttttttgtaaaagagAACTTTCAGATTTTAGAGTTATCAGTTTTTATGAAGCTGGTGACTCAGAATGAACAGTTTCAGAAAAAACTGGTTATGGTAAAATcacaatttataatattatatctaaatataaaaaaacaggTGCTATTAGTATTGCTTCTCGAAGTAGACgtccaaaaaaattaactattgtCCATCACATGACCATCAATAAACAATCAGAATTCCACTTCAGAACTTCtttcttttgttttaaatactgtatatggTATGCTTCAGAGTTACACTTTaaagcttattttttttaagagaacgTTAACTAATGTTTATTTCTCAGATTTTGGCTTTGGATATTggtttaataatagttttttttaaagttatattctttgaaatatattttcgttaataaaatttcttttgtatcTTTTTGCAAAAATCAGTCACTCATTTTTGACAATTTCAAATATGAATCAGTTAGAGAAAGTACAAGAAGAAAAGGATATCCATTActatgaaaagaaaatttatttcttttcattcAAAATCTTTTACCATTTCaactattaatatatatttattttcaaaagtcTTTCCCATATTTTTTGGTGAAATGAACGGAATTAatcatgatttattaataaaaattttagaaaatatatttaattaatgtaataaatttttaaattttagcatattttaataataaatacagtaaattatattatatactaattttcgCCTCAGATTCCCATTGGATCTGAGTGGAATTAGCTCAGATTCCATGTAATAATGGCAGTAATGGCAGAAGACATGAGTCCAGATGATTACAAATGATTACAAATCAAATGTTCAAATTAGTATGACCATTTTAAGTCACTATATTAGTACAAGGTATTCAGAAAATGTGATATTTATCCGATTATGTCATTTGCGCCATGAATTGGTTAAAGATTTAGGTATCTTACGAAATAAAATCTgtgttaaaataatatcaataccAGTAAATTTATCTGATTTTTCATTTATCCGGTGGCACTATAAAgctaaataaattagattataaataatgacTCTCTAGCAGTGTATAAAATTCATGTGCACTATGTGCACATAtgcatattttaatttttatgtgcacaatttttaaaatttaatgtgcACTATTgttcacaaaatttttttagtgtGCATGCTTTATGTGCACATGTgcacatataatttttttcagattttataCACTGCTCTCTAGTCACTAACATTAATACTTGAAGTAAAATCATATTAGTACTAAAAAACAATGATCTGGTCATTTGActatttagataatttatgaaatcatttgttattattcataatcatttgtcatcatcatcataaaaatGTTCTTATTGAACTTATTGACTCAAatgtcaattttttaaattcttcaattaCACATTCTATTAACTCTTATGAGttatttaatcatattaatattgataattctggacatcatgaaatttatttaattttacatcaaTTTATCCCACAAAATTTAAACAACTTAGTAcattcttttacttttaatgATAAACTCACCTGTAATATTATATGGGattatttcatgaaatttatacaAACGTATTTGGCCTTGACATTGTATCCATTTACATGAATGGGACCATCAACATGGCATTACCTCTAAACAAAAAAGATGCAAATTTAGGTGTAAAAAATCTTTGGGATCAACTTAGCCTAGGATTATTTCCACCATTTCAAATTCCTCATGAGACCCTAAAATCAGTCCTTCTCATATCTTGATAAGCCTCTCACCTCCTACTATATGTTCTTCTTGGTCTTTTCATCCCTTTACTGCTAACTTCATGGTCCCTCGTCGCACACATGGTCCTCAAACATCTTTATGGTTGGTCTTGTATACTTCTAATTTTCTTCATTCTGGAGGATGGTCATCTCACATTCAACATCCTAGTGATTTAGAGTTAGATTtagttaattctttttctatttgtaaatttaattttttttcagtttcattttctttaattccTATGGGTATGACATAGGCTATGGTTTATGTTTGTCCTTTATGTATTGTTAGGCTCCAGTCATGTctatatgtttaaaataaaataaataatcatttgtcTTTTAGTCATTTCaatcatatgattttgattggctaatattTATCACATAAATAAGCATGtgactataattaaaaaacaatgaaTTCAGTGTaggcaaaaattataatattggcCAAAATTACATTCAAATGACTaaggtcatttgtcatttgagcATTGAAATGACATGTCATTTGTTATTTGTCATTTGAATCATCAAGTCATTTGCTGAACACttctaaaaaagtaaaaataaattagattacTTAAAATAAGTATTGGATTTCTAAtgctaatttaatatgaaCAATTCAAAATTAGATAGTATCATTATCAGGTTCCTAAATCCTAAGATTACAAATAAtggttttatatttattaaaagaagtaGCTAATGCTTTCTTACTAATTACTATGAACAATGTATCTGTTATAATATCAATCATATATGTCataactattaattttttgtaagatcttttttcctttttagtaaaaaaatatgacattatattaaataaaaatcataatttgtcattataataattatcatgaGTAAAACTATATCATTCTGTATCATCTTACTTGCAAGACTAACAAAAGCTAGGTCacttactataattatttttttttttcacaataatatGTCAGTCCAAGTCATACCAcatataagttatttttttttgtatttaagaTCCTTATGCATtttgatagtttttttttcttacttttattctaaatttttttataattttatagtttttttttcttactttttCTAAtcttaatattacttttttaacttttttttaatttttacaattactttacaattttttaatcttcCTTTAACAAaaccttacttttttttaattttcttgtttaatgaaataattatgaGTAAACTATATCCTGAA of the Rhizophagus irregularis chromosome 3, complete sequence genome contains:
- a CDS encoding uncharacterized protein (SECRETED:cutsite_GWS-SH; SECRETED:prob_0.4583); SECRETED:SignalP(1-29); the encoded protein is MVPRRTHGPQTSLWLVLYTSNFLHSGGWSSHIQHPSDLELDLVNSFSICKFNFFSVSFSLIPMGMT